The following coding sequences lie in one Allochromatium vinosum DSM 180 genomic window:
- the hprK gene encoding HPr(Ser) kinase/phosphatase, with translation MIDSLQSVVAQTGTQLKLRWLTPEPQPPRPLRGADPGQSLIGSLNLIHPNRLQVVGPPEQTYLAALGRTAHDETLDKLFADRPAAIILSDDIAPTSDLLERARATRTPLLGSTLGDQELINHLRYFLTQALAERKTIHGVFIEVLGMGVLLIGAPAVGKSELALDLITRGHRLIADDAPRFARIAPEVIEGSCPETLRDFLEVRGLGILNIRAMFGEGAVLRDKTLNLVVDLQPLAQPELECIDRLTGSLSAMNVLGVAIPKIIMPVAPGRNLAILVEAAVRHQILRIRGYDAGVDFIDRQARAIRLDRPDPPVARD, from the coding sequence ATGATCGACAGCCTCCAGAGCGTCGTCGCCCAGACCGGTACCCAGCTCAAGCTGCGCTGGCTAACCCCTGAGCCCCAGCCCCCCCGCCCGTTGCGCGGGGCGGATCCGGGGCAGTCGCTGATCGGCTCGCTCAATCTCATCCATCCCAACCGACTCCAGGTCGTCGGTCCGCCCGAGCAGACCTATCTGGCGGCACTCGGGCGCACCGCCCACGACGAGACGCTCGACAAGCTGTTCGCCGACCGACCGGCGGCCATCATCCTGAGCGACGACATCGCCCCGACGTCCGATCTGCTGGAGCGCGCCCGCGCCACCCGGACGCCGTTGCTCGGCTCCACGCTGGGCGATCAGGAACTCATCAACCATCTGCGCTACTTCCTCACCCAGGCCCTGGCCGAGCGCAAGACCATCCACGGCGTCTTCATCGAGGTGCTGGGCATGGGGGTGCTCCTGATCGGCGCGCCGGCCGTCGGCAAGAGTGAGCTGGCGCTCGATCTCATCACGCGCGGCCACCGGCTGATCGCCGACGACGCGCCGCGTTTCGCCCGCATCGCGCCCGAGGTGATCGAGGGGAGCTGCCCGGAGACGCTCAGGGACTTCCTGGAAGTGCGCGGACTTGGAATCCTCAACATCCGCGCCATGTTCGGCGAGGGCGCGGTCCTGCGTGACAAGACGCTCAATCTCGTCGTCGATCTCCAGCCGCTGGCCCAGCCCGAGCTCGAATGCATCGACCGGCTCACCGGCAGTCTGTCGGCCATGAACGTGCTGGGCGTGGCCATCCCCAAGATCATCATGCCGGTGGCGCCGGGCCGCAATCTGGCGATCCTGGTGGAAGCGGCCGTCAGGCACCAGATCCTGCGCATCCGCGGTTATGACGCGGGCGTGGACTTCATCGACCGCCAGGCGCGCGCCATCCGCCTGGATCGGCCGGATCCCCCCGTCGCCCGAGACTGA
- the rapZ gene encoding RNase adapter RapZ yields the protein MQMIILSGLSGSGKSIALHTLEDMGFYCIDNLPFFLLQDLVLGLHETLDEAFGKTAVGIDARSNPEALRHLPDLASAARERGIDCRVLFLETQLEILIRRYSETRRRHPLTNNDRSLREAIQLEQEFLEPVRKRADLVIDTTQTNVHELRDQVRGWLLGGESPRISILLKSFGFKHGVPPDVDFVLDVRCLPNPHWETELRMLTGLDPEVARFLESSAEALNMRADILTFFERWIPRFETDGRSYLTIAIGCTGGQHRSVYMTERLGEHLESLGHKVIVRHRELA from the coding sequence ATGCAAATGATCATCCTCAGCGGTCTGTCCGGTTCCGGCAAGAGCATCGCGCTCCACACGCTGGAGGACATGGGCTTTTACTGCATCGACAATCTGCCCTTCTTCCTGCTCCAGGATCTGGTGCTCGGGCTGCACGAGACGCTCGACGAGGCCTTCGGCAAGACGGCGGTCGGCATCGACGCACGCAGCAATCCCGAGGCCCTGCGCCACCTGCCCGATCTGGCGAGCGCGGCGCGCGAGCGCGGGATCGACTGTCGCGTGCTGTTCCTGGAGACCCAGCTGGAGATCCTGATCCGGCGCTACAGCGAAACGCGGCGCCGTCATCCGCTCACCAACAACGACCGCTCGCTGCGCGAGGCCATCCAGCTCGAACAGGAGTTCCTGGAACCGGTGCGCAAGCGCGCCGACCTGGTGATCGACACCACCCAGACCAATGTGCATGAACTGCGCGATCAGGTGCGTGGCTGGCTGCTGGGCGGGGAGTCGCCCCGGATCTCGATCCTGCTCAAATCCTTCGGTTTCAAGCATGGCGTGCCGCCCGACGTCGATTTCGTGCTCGACGTGCGCTGTCTGCCCAATCCGCACTGGGAGACCGAACTGAGGATGCTCACCGGACTCGATCCCGAGGTCGCGCGCTTCCTGGAGTCCAGCGCCGAGGCGCTGAACATGCGCGCCGACATCCTCACCTTCTTCGAGCGCTGGATCCCGCGTTTCGAGACCGACGGACGCAGCTATCTGACCATCGCCATCGGCTGCACCGGCGGCCAGCATCGCTCGGTCTACATGACCGAACGGCTCGGCGAGCACCTGGAGTCGCTTGGCCACAAGGTCATCGTCCGCCACCGGGAACTGGCGTGA
- a CDS encoding PTS sugar transporter subunit IIA, producing MSVGVLLVTHRSLGMDLLRIAGEILGQTPVGVACCEVINDTPPEEILRHCQQLAATIDQGEGVLVLTDLYGATPANIAYAFAGAHAHVRVVSGLNLPMLLRTLNYAALDLDALTEKALSGGRNGVRGSD from the coding sequence GTGAGCGTCGGTGTTCTGCTCGTCACCCATCGTTCGCTCGGAATGGATCTGCTGCGCATCGCCGGCGAGATCCTCGGCCAGACACCGGTCGGGGTCGCCTGCTGCGAGGTGATCAACGACACGCCGCCCGAGGAGATCCTCCGTCACTGCCAGCAGCTGGCCGCGACCATCGATCAGGGCGAGGGTGTACTGGTGCTGACCGACCTCTATGGCGCCACGCCGGCCAACATCGCGTATGCGTTCGCCGGCGCGCATGCGCACGTACGCGTGGTCAGCGGTCTGAACCTGCCGATGCTGCTGCGGACTCTGAATTACGCCGCACTCGATCTCGACGCCCTGACCGAGAAGGCTCTCAGCGGCGGTCGCAATGGCGTGCGCGGCAGCGACTGA
- a CDS encoding HPr family phosphocarrier protein, with protein MIRQELEIRNKLGLHARAAAKLVQCANRFESEVTVERRGQSVNGKSIMGVMMLAASQGTTVVVEATGADEQEAMTAIEQLILDRFGEPE; from the coding sequence ATGATTCGCCAAGAACTCGAGATCCGCAACAAGCTCGGTCTGCACGCGCGGGCGGCCGCCAAGCTGGTGCAGTGCGCCAATCGCTTCGAGAGCGAGGTCACGGTCGAGCGCCGTGGCCAGAGCGTCAATGGCAAGAGCATCATGGGCGTCATGATGCTGGCGGCCAGTCAGGGAACCACGGTCGTGGTGGAGGCTACGGGCGCGGACGAACAGGAGGCCATGACGGCCATCGAGCAACTCATACTGGACCGCTTCGGAGAACCAGAGTGA
- the ptsP gene encoding phosphoenolpyruvate--protein phosphotransferase produces MTLAFQGIGIGTPNSIALGPAFVDIRGQGGVTHAPIGADEIQDEIARFDLAVEAARGALKRVHAQIPPDTPIEIVEFIDTHLLMLEDTALIDGVRHIVAEQLCTAEWALQRQRDTLIAVFDRMDDPYLRTRRDDIEHVVRQIQIFLRGEPSEPMLAERDLAGHVVVARDLMPADAILLHHRGAVAFVTEYGGPMSHTAILARSLGVPAVMGLHDISRYLRAGELLIVDSASGTVIANADAQLVADYRRRLREIQVRQSRLRTLVDRPARTRDGVEIRLQANLELAEDVELAKANGAHGVGLYRTEFLYMNRADLPDEEEHLANYSAMLADLDGRPITIRTLDLGVDKHSEALARPGSNVSNPAFGLRAIRLCLKEPELFRPQVRAILRASALGPVRLMLPLVTSVHELDRALAIIAELKRQLDRDGLDYDDAMPIGAMIEVPAAALTAHAIARRMDFLSIGTNDLIQYTLAIDRLDDAVNDLFDPAHPAILRLIRLTIEAGRALDVPVGMCGEMAGDPRFTRLLLGMGLREFSMQPGALLDSDADTLARRADRLFARLDESDSTDLLAAFDAA; encoded by the coding sequence GTGACCCTCGCCTTCCAGGGCATCGGCATCGGCACCCCGAACTCGATCGCACTGGGTCCGGCCTTCGTCGACATCCGTGGACAGGGGGGCGTGACCCACGCACCGATCGGTGCCGATGAGATCCAGGACGAGATCGCCCGTTTCGATCTGGCGGTCGAGGCCGCGCGCGGCGCGCTCAAGCGGGTACATGCCCAGATCCCGCCGGACACGCCGATCGAGATCGTCGAGTTCATCGACACCCATCTGCTGATGCTGGAGGATACGGCGCTCATCGACGGCGTGCGCCATATCGTGGCCGAGCAGCTGTGCACCGCCGAATGGGCGCTGCAACGCCAGCGCGATACCCTGATCGCGGTCTTCGACCGCATGGACGATCCCTATCTGCGCACGCGCCGCGACGACATCGAGCACGTGGTGCGCCAGATCCAGATCTTCCTGCGCGGCGAGCCGAGCGAACCGATGCTCGCCGAGCGGGATCTGGCCGGTCATGTCGTGGTCGCGCGCGACCTGATGCCGGCCGATGCCATCCTGCTGCATCATCGCGGTGCCGTGGCCTTCGTCACCGAGTACGGCGGTCCCATGTCGCATACCGCGATCCTGGCGCGCAGTCTCGGCGTGCCGGCGGTCATGGGGCTGCACGACATCAGCCGCTATCTGCGCGCCGGAGAGTTGCTGATCGTCGACAGCGCGAGCGGGACGGTCATCGCCAATGCCGACGCGCAACTCGTCGCCGACTACCGTCGGCGACTGCGCGAGATCCAGGTGCGCCAGAGCCGACTGCGCACGCTCGTCGACCGTCCGGCCCGCACGCGCGATGGCGTGGAGATCCGGCTCCAGGCCAATCTGGAGCTGGCCGAGGACGTCGAGCTGGCCAAGGCCAATGGGGCGCACGGAGTCGGACTCTATCGCACCGAGTTCCTCTACATGAACCGCGCCGACCTGCCGGACGAAGAGGAACACCTGGCCAACTACAGCGCCATGCTGGCCGATCTCGACGGCCGGCCCATCACCATCCGCACGCTCGATCTCGGGGTCGACAAGCACAGCGAGGCCCTGGCCCGGCCCGGCTCGAACGTCAGCAATCCGGCGTTCGGACTGCGCGCCATCCGGCTCTGCTTGAAGGAGCCGGAACTGTTCCGGCCCCAGGTGCGCGCCATCCTGCGCGCCTCGGCGCTCGGCCCGGTGCGGCTGATGCTGCCGCTCGTCACCAGCGTCCACGAACTCGACCGCGCCCTGGCCATCATCGCCGAGCTCAAACGCCAGCTCGACCGCGACGGACTGGACTATGACGACGCCATGCCGATCGGGGCCATGATCGAGGTGCCCGCCGCCGCGCTCACCGCGCACGCCATCGCGCGCCGGATGGATTTCCTGTCGATCGGCACCAATGACCTGATCCAGTACACCCTGGCCATCGACCGCCTGGACGATGCGGTCAACGACCTCTTCGACCCGGCGCATCCGGCCATCCTGCGTCTGATCCGGCTCACCATCGAGGCCGGACGCGCGCTCGACGTCCCGGTCGGGATGTGCGGCGAGATGGCCGGCGATCCGCGCTTCACCCGGCTGCTGCTCGGCATGGGACTGCGCGAGTTCAGCATGCAGCCCGGCGCCCTGCTCGACTCGGATGCCGACACCCTGGCCAGACGCGCCGACCGGCTCTTCGCTCGACTCGACGAGTCCGACTCCACCGATCTGCTCGCCGCCTTCGATGCTGCCTGA
- the mgtE gene encoding magnesium transporter, whose amino-acid sequence MSLPATSIADNTRLEDLRRVLEQGAVRQAARMLNALQPAEIAHLLESLPHKERELLWNLVDAEYDGEVLAYLHDDVREQLIALMDAGELIAAIGTLDTDDLADLIQDLPLAITREVVKSLDQQRRDRLEKALSYPEDSAGGLMNSDTVTVRPEMTLDVVIRYLRRLKDGLPDITDNLIVVDRKGRYLGVLYLTDLLTHDPEDSVAEAMTLDVQAIPATWSAREVATRFEQHDLVTAPVVDEEGNLLGRITVDDVMDVIREEADHQFLGQAGLSETEDMFAPVILSARRRALWLGINLLTAFLAAWVIGRFEDTIQQIVALAVLMPVVASMGGIAGTQTLTLAIRGLALGQLTSNNSRWLLMKELAVAAINSVIWALVVALIAWVWFRDPQIALVIGAAISINLLAAALAGALLPLALERFGIDPALAGGVILTTVTDVVGFLAFLGLATLFLL is encoded by the coding sequence ATGAGCCTTCCCGCGACCTCCATTGCCGACAACACGCGCCTCGAGGATCTGCGTCGCGTCCTCGAACAGGGCGCGGTGCGTCAGGCCGCGCGCATGCTCAATGCCCTGCAACCGGCCGAGATCGCCCACCTGCTCGAATCGCTGCCGCACAAGGAACGCGAGCTGCTGTGGAACCTGGTCGATGCCGAATACGACGGCGAGGTGCTGGCCTATCTGCACGACGACGTGCGCGAGCAGCTCATCGCCCTGATGGATGCCGGCGAGCTGATCGCCGCCATCGGCACCCTGGACACCGACGACCTGGCCGACCTCATCCAGGATCTGCCGCTGGCCATCACGCGCGAGGTGGTCAAGTCGCTCGATCAGCAGCGGCGCGACCGGCTCGAAAAGGCGCTCTCCTATCCCGAGGACAGCGCCGGCGGTCTCATGAACAGCGACACCGTAACCGTGCGTCCCGAGATGACGCTCGACGTGGTGATCCGCTATCTGCGCCGGCTCAAGGACGGACTGCCGGACATCACCGACAACCTGATCGTGGTCGACCGCAAGGGCCGCTATCTGGGCGTGCTCTATCTGACCGACCTGCTGACCCATGACCCGGAGGACTCGGTCGCGGAGGCCATGACGCTCGATGTGCAGGCCATCCCGGCGACCTGGAGCGCGCGCGAGGTCGCCACCCGCTTCGAGCAGCACGACCTGGTGACGGCGCCGGTGGTCGACGAGGAGGGCAATCTGCTCGGACGCATCACGGTCGACGACGTCATGGACGTCATCCGCGAGGAGGCCGATCATCAGTTCCTCGGTCAGGCGGGCTTGTCGGAGACCGAGGACATGTTCGCACCCGTGATCCTGAGCGCGCGCCGCCGCGCGCTCTGGCTGGGGATCAATCTGCTCACGGCCTTTCTGGCCGCCTGGGTCATCGGACGCTTCGAGGACACCATCCAGCAGATCGTGGCGCTGGCGGTATTGATGCCGGTGGTCGCCAGCATGGGCGGTATCGCAGGCACCCAGACGCTCACGCTCGCCATCCGCGGACTGGCGCTCGGTCAGCTCACGTCCAACAACAGTCGCTGGTTGCTGATGAAAGAGCTGGCGGTGGCGGCCATCAACAGCGTCATCTGGGCGCTGGTGGTGGCGCTGATCGCCTGGGTCTGGTTCCGGGATCCGCAGATCGCGCTGGTCATCGGCGCGGCGATCAGTATCAATCTGCTGGCCGCCGCCCTGGCCGGGGCGCTGCTGCCGCTGGCGCTCGAACGGTTCGGCATCGACCCGGCGCTGGCCGGCGGGGTGATCCTGACCACTGTGACCGATGTGGTCGGCTTCCTGGCCTTTCTGGGGCTGGCGACCCTGTTTCTGCTCTGA
- the gatA gene encoding Asp-tRNA(Asn)/Glu-tRNA(Gln) amidotransferase subunit GatA, whose product MQNKSIAQMAADLRLRTYSSVELTRHYLERIARLDPALNSFITVAAESALATAERADQTLRSGEAGPLTGIPIAHKDIFCTQGLKTSCGSRMLDGFVAPYDATIVERLAAAGAVVLGKTNMDEFAMGSSNETSWYGPVRNPWDAARVPGGSSGGSAAAVAARLCAAATASDTGGSIRQPAALCGVTGIKPTYGRCSRWGMIAFASSLDQAGVMARSAADAAFILDEMAGFDERDSTSADVPVPDYVDALDDDLHGLRIGLPKEYFGAGLDARIGDAVMAAIKEYEALGAEIVEISLPNSPLSVPVYYVVAPAECSSNLARFDGVRYGHRCDNPKDLQDLYERSRAEGFGPEVQRRIMIGTYVLSAGYYDAYYLKAQKIRQLIADDFKRAFEQVDVIMGPTSPTTAFQLGSKMDDPVSMYLNDIYTIATNLAGLPGMSIPVEPVDGLPVGLQIIGNYFQEARLLNVAHRYQHATHWHQAAPAGFE is encoded by the coding sequence ATGCAGAACAAATCGATCGCTCAAATGGCCGCGGATCTGCGGCTGCGTACCTATTCCAGCGTCGAGCTGACCCGGCATTATCTGGAGCGCATCGCGCGGCTCGATCCGGCGCTGAACTCCTTCATCACGGTGGCGGCCGAATCGGCGCTCGCGACGGCCGAGCGTGCCGACCAGACGCTCAGATCCGGCGAGGCCGGGCCGCTGACCGGCATCCCGATCGCGCACAAGGACATCTTCTGTACCCAAGGACTCAAGACCAGCTGCGGCTCGCGCATGCTCGACGGCTTCGTCGCGCCCTATGATGCGACCATCGTCGAGCGGCTGGCGGCGGCCGGTGCCGTGGTGTTGGGCAAGACCAACATGGACGAGTTCGCCATGGGGTCGAGTAACGAGACGAGCTGGTATGGCCCGGTCAGGAATCCCTGGGACGCGGCTCGCGTGCCGGGCGGTTCCTCGGGCGGCTCGGCGGCGGCGGTGGCCGCACGGCTGTGCGCGGCGGCGACCGCCAGCGACACCGGCGGATCGATCCGTCAGCCGGCGGCGCTGTGCGGCGTCACCGGCATCAAGCCGACCTATGGACGCTGCTCGCGCTGGGGCATGATCGCCTTCGCCTCCTCGCTCGATCAGGCCGGTGTCATGGCGCGCTCGGCGGCGGACGCGGCCTTCATCCTCGACGAAATGGCCGGCTTCGACGAGCGCGACTCGACCAGCGCCGACGTCCCGGTGCCGGACTATGTCGACGCGCTCGACGACGATCTGCACGGTTTGCGCATCGGGCTGCCGAAGGAATACTTCGGGGCCGGACTCGATGCGCGCATCGGCGATGCGGTCATGGCGGCGATCAAGGAGTACGAGGCGCTCGGCGCCGAGATCGTCGAGATCAGCCTGCCCAACAGCCCTCTATCGGTGCCGGTCTACTATGTGGTCGCGCCGGCAGAGTGCTCATCCAACCTGGCGCGCTTCGATGGGGTGCGTTACGGCCATCGCTGCGACAATCCGAAAGACCTGCAAGACCTCTATGAGCGCAGTCGCGCCGAGGGCTTCGGTCCCGAGGTCCAGCGCCGGATCATGATCGGCACCTATGTGCTCTCGGCCGGCTATTACGATGCCTACTATCTCAAGGCGCAGAAGATCCGCCAGTTGATCGCGGACGATTTCAAGCGCGCCTTCGAGCAGGTCGACGTCATCATGGGACCGACCAGCCCCACGACCGCCTTCCAGCTCGGCTCCAAGATGGACGATCCGGTGTCGATGTATCTCAACGACATCTACACCATCGCCACCAACCTCGCCGGATTGCCGGGGATGTCGATCCCGGTCGAACCCGTCGACGGTCTGCCGGTCGGGTTGCAGATCATCGGCAACTACTTCCAGGAAGCCCGTCTGCTCAACGTCGCCCACCGCTACCAGCACGCGACGCACTGGCATCAGGCCGCACCAGCCGGTTTCGAGTGA
- the gatC gene encoding Asp-tRNA(Asn)/Glu-tRNA(Gln) amidotransferase subunit GatC, producing the protein MSLDSSDIDKIAHLARLAIAPEQRARYATDLTNILDLVAQMDAVDTSGVEPMAHPLHMAQRLRPDVPREPNRRERFQSIAPLTEGGLYLVPKVID; encoded by the coding sequence ATGTCACTGGATTCATCCGACATCGACAAGATCGCCCATCTGGCGCGGCTCGCCATCGCTCCCGAGCAGCGCGCGCGCTATGCCACGGACCTCACCAACATCCTCGATCTGGTCGCCCAGATGGATGCGGTCGACACCTCAGGCGTCGAGCCCATGGCCCATCCGCTGCACATGGCCCAGCGTCTGCGCCCGGACGTTCCCCGTGAGCCGAACCGGCGCGAACGCTTCCAGTCCATCGCCCCCCTGACCGAGGGCGGACTCTATCTGGTTCCGAAGGTCATCGACTGA
- a CDS encoding rod shape-determining protein, with protein MFFRNIRGMFSNDLSIDLGTANTLIYARGRGIVLNEPSVVAIRHERQGGTKTVVAVGEEAKQMLGRTPQNVTAIRPMKDGVIADFTVTEKMLQYFIHKVHETSFLRPSPRVLICVPCGSTQVERRAIKESAAGAGAREVYLIEEPISAAIGAGLSVHEPRGCMVIDIGGGTAEVAVISLSGIVYAESVRVGGDTFDDAIVNYVRRNYGTQIGEATAERIKHSIGSAFPGNEVLEIDVKGRSLAEGVPRSFTLNSNEILEALQEPLSMVVQAVKMALEKTPPELGADVAERGIVLTGGGSLLRGFDRLIEEETGLPVIVAEDPLTCVARGGGMVLEMLDTQESALFATE; from the coding sequence ATGTTCTTCAGAAACATTCGCGGAATGTTCTCCAATGATCTGTCGATCGACCTGGGGACCGCCAATACCCTGATCTATGCGCGCGGCCGCGGCATCGTGCTCAACGAGCCCTCGGTCGTGGCCATCCGGCACGAACGCCAGGGCGGCACCAAGACGGTGGTGGCCGTCGGCGAGGAGGCCAAGCAGATGCTCGGTCGTACCCCTCAGAACGTCACCGCGATCCGGCCGATGAAGGACGGCGTCATCGCCGACTTCACCGTCACCGAGAAGATGCTCCAGTACTTCATCCATAAGGTGCATGAGACCAGCTTCCTGCGTCCCAGTCCGCGCGTGCTCATCTGCGTGCCCTGCGGCTCGACGCAGGTCGAGCGCCGTGCCATCAAGGAGTCGGCCGCCGGCGCCGGCGCGCGCGAGGTCTATCTGATCGAGGAGCCCATCTCGGCAGCCATCGGCGCCGGGCTTTCGGTGCACGAACCGCGCGGCTGCATGGTCATCGACATCGGCGGCGGCACGGCCGAGGTGGCGGTGATCTCGCTGAGCGGCATCGTCTATGCCGAGTCGGTACGGGTCGGGGGCGATACCTTCGATGACGCCATCGTCAACTATGTGCGCCGCAACTACGGCACCCAGATCGGCGAGGCCACCGCCGAGCGCATCAAACACAGCATCGGCTCGGCCTTCCCCGGCAACGAGGTGCTGGAGATCGACGTCAAGGGCCGCAGTCTGGCCGAGGGCGTGCCGCGCAGCTTCACGCTCAACAGCAACGAGATCCTCGAAGCCCTTCAGGAGCCGCTGTCGATGGTGGTGCAGGCGGTCAAGATGGCCCTGGAGAAGACGCCGCCCGAGCTGGGCGCCGATGTCGCCGAGCGCGGTATCGTACTGACCGGCGGCGGTTCGCTGCTGCGCGGTTTCGACCGGCTGATCGAAGAGGAGACCGGACTGCCGGTGATCGTGGCCGAGGATCCGCTGACCTGCGTCGCGCGCGGAGGCGGGATGGTGCTGGAGATGCTCGACACGCAGGAGAGCGCCTTGTTCGCGACCGAATGA
- the mreC gene encoding rod shape-determining protein MreC, whose amino-acid sequence MFNPGPSPNVRVILAVLMALGLLVADHHQHHLELLRTALSLVTYPLQLASDRPSQLFREARERFVRQDVLRDENAELHRENLLLKARLQQFDSMEAENARLRDLLGSSLDVGERVLIAEIMAVELAPYRQQVMLNKGTNAGVFVGQPVLDANAVMGQVIRTNPFSSVVLLITDSDHALPVEVNRNGLRTIAAGTGPNQDLELLYIPKNADIQVDDLLVTSGMDGRFPAGYPVARVKTVRQDPDNPFTTVLAAPTARLDRSREVLLVWNLNETSRLQALTAEALQPRDMPQ is encoded by the coding sequence CTGTTCAACCCTGGCCCATCACCCAATGTCCGCGTCATCCTGGCCGTGCTGATGGCGCTCGGGTTGCTCGTGGCCGATCATCATCAGCACCACCTGGAACTGCTGCGCACGGCGCTCTCACTCGTCACCTATCCGTTGCAACTGGCCTCCGACCGACCCAGCCAACTCTTTCGCGAGGCCCGTGAACGCTTCGTCAGGCAGGACGTCCTGCGCGACGAAAACGCCGAACTGCATCGCGAAAACCTGCTGCTCAAGGCGCGACTCCAGCAATTCGATTCGATGGAGGCCGAGAACGCGCGTCTGCGCGACCTGCTCGGCTCCTCGCTCGACGTCGGCGAGCGGGTGCTGATCGCCGAGATCATGGCCGTCGAACTCGCGCCCTATCGTCAGCAGGTCATGCTCAACAAGGGCACCAATGCCGGGGTTTTCGTCGGTCAACCCGTGCTCGACGCCAATGCGGTGATGGGGCAGGTCATCCGCACCAATCCGTTCTCTTCAGTGGTCCTGCTGATCACCGACTCGGATCATGCGCTACCGGTCGAGGTCAATCGCAACGGACTGCGCACCATCGCCGCCGGCACCGGTCCCAATCAGGATCTCGAACTGCTCTATATCCCCAAGAACGCCGACATCCAGGTCGATGATCTGTTAGTGACCTCGGGAATGGACGGACGCTTTCCCGCCGGCTATCCGGTAGCACGGGTCAAGACCGTGCGCCAGGATCCGGACAACCCCTTCACCACCGTCCTGGCCGCGCCCACGGCCCGGCTCGATCGCAGCCGCGAAGTC